The Papaver somniferum cultivar HN1 chromosome 3, ASM357369v1, whole genome shotgun sequence genome includes a region encoding these proteins:
- the LOC113355977 gene encoding HD domain-containing protein 2-like, whose protein sequence is MSGIRVLCKSSSSSPFSVFPSSSPSLLSASHNKILRTFTNNSNYLTSKLTFSTSSNKPRTMATEPSASNNGVPEEESSSSSSPPASSAIDFLTLCHRLKATKRTGWIKRDIKGPESIADHMYRMGVMALITADIPGVNRDKCVKMAIVHDIAEAIVGDIAPCDGVPKEEKSRREREAIEKMCTLLGGGDRAKEINDLWMEYENNSTPEAKVVKDLDKVEMILQALEYENEQGRDLEEFFVSTAGKFQTDLGKSWAAEIASRRKRKEEK, encoded by the exons ATGAGTGGAATCCGAGTCTTATGCAAATCCTCTTCGTCTTCTCCATTCTCTGTGTTTCCTTCTTCCTCTCCTTCTCTTCTTTCCGCTTCTCACAACAAAATCCTCAGAACATTTACTAACAATTCAAATTACCTTACCTCTAAACTCACCTTTTCCACTTCTTCTAACAAACCTAGAACAATGGCCACTGAACCTTCAGCTTCTAACAATGGTGTTCCTGAAGaagaatcatcatcttcttcttcaccacctgCTTCTTCTGCCATTGATTTTCTTACTCTTTGCCATCGACTTAAG GCGACAAAGAGAACTGGATGGATAAAAAGAGATATAAAAGGCCCAGAATCTATAGCTGATCATATGTACAGAATGGGGGTTATGGCTCTTATTACTGCTGATATTCCTGGTGTCAACCGTgacaa GTGTGTTAAAATGGCAATTGTCCATGATATAGCTGAAG CAATTGTTGGGGATATTGCTCCTTGTGATGGGGTACCAAAGGAGGAGAAGAGTCGAAGGGAGAGAGAAGCAATAGAAAAAATGTGTACGCTACTTGGTGGTGGAGACAGAG CAAAGGAGATAAATGATTTGTGGATGGAGTACGAAAATAATTCTACTCCAGAAGCCAAGGTTGTGAAAGACCTCGACAAG GTGGAAATGATTCTTCAAGCCTTGGAATATGAAAATG AGCAAGGAAGGGATCTGGAAGAATTCTTTGTGTCAACTGCAG GGAAATTCCAGACTGACTTGGGCAAATCGTGGGCTGCAGAGATAGCTTcaagaaggaaaaggaaagaagaaaagtag